Proteins encoded in a region of the Canis lupus familiaris isolate Mischka breed German Shepherd chromosome 1, alternate assembly UU_Cfam_GSD_1.0, whole genome shotgun sequence genome:
- the RNF225 gene encoding RING finger protein 225 produces the protein MPCPRPPWLPRPRTPQGSSPSSPSSLSATRSPSREGGEDDDGEEEEGDSSPVLGPILPSASPVECLICVSPFDGVFKLPKRLDCGHVFCLECLARLSLATAGGGDAVACPVCRAPTRLAPRRGLPALPTQPGLLPRDAHVAPPRQGSVRFDRRRGLLYLRPPPPPPGPRKFRAARPPPPPPPLRLGRPLSRRLSWTSPAWAFNAAVALAVLVAAGLVVSGVYIFFLIPHATSSGPARPQLVALAPASGFSWFPPQPASGTPWTPAWTPRPVGPDQDTALPGAAEDVLEPEGVSEDTAEVEGTLDRPPDGLWGAEGEPGRAPRGWSRRRVWGPQ, from the coding sequence ATGCCCTGCCCTCGGCCGCCGTGGCTCCCCCGCCCCCGGACCCCTCAGGGCTCAAGCCCCAGCTCCCCGAGCTCACTCTCCGCGACCCGCTCCCCCAGCAGGGAGGGGGGCGAAGACGACGACGgcgaggaggaagaaggggacagCAGCCCAGTCTTGGGCCCCATCCTGCCCTCCGCGTCCCCAGTGGAGTGTCTCATTTGCGTGTCTCCCTTCGACGGGGTGTTCAAGTTGCCTAAGCGCCTGGATTGCGGCCACGTCTTCTGCCTCGAGTGCCTGGCTCGCCTGTCCCTGGCCACGGCGGGGGGCGGCGACGCGGTGGCCTGTCCTGTGTGCCGCGCGCCCACGCGCCTGGCTCCGCGTCGAGGGCTGCCCGCGCTGCCCACGCAGCCAGGCCTGCTGCCCCGCGATGCGCACGTGGCGCCGCCGCGCCAGGGCTCCGTGCGCTTTGACCGCCGCCGCGGCCTGCTCTACctgcgcccgccgccgcccccgcctgGGCCGCGCAAGTTCCGCGcggcgcgcccgccgccgcccccgccgccgctgcGCCTCGGCCGCCCACTGTCTCGCCGCCTCTCCTGGACCAGCCCGGCCTGGGCCTTCAACGCGGCCGTGGCGCTGGCGGTGCTGGTGGCGGCGGGCCTCGTCGTCTCTGGCGTCTACATCTTCTTCCTCATCCCGCACGCCACCTCCTCTGGTCCCGCACGGCCCCAGCTCGTGGCGCTCGCCCCGGCGTCCGGGTTCTCCTGGTTCCCGCCACAGCCCGCATCGGGGACACCCTGGACCCCTGCCTGGACACCGCGCCCTGTGGGCCCCGACCAGGACACTGCCCTGCCCGGGGCTGCGGAAGACGTGCTGGAGCCTGAGGGGGTCTCCGAGGACACAGCCGAGGTCGAAGGAACTCTGGACAGGCCCCCGGATGGCctgtggggggcagagggtgaacCCGGCAGGGCCCCACGGggctggagcaggaggagggtgtGGGGGCCACAGTAA